The following proteins are encoded in a genomic region of Desulfosporosinus youngiae DSM 17734:
- a CDS encoding GGDEF domain-containing protein, whose protein sequence is MSFEMPKPVNEAIVYYRVEITPIYVSGNPIGTIILKKNITEHKNNLIEVMQLNERLQSLATRDWLTQSYNRYFFDERLQQEIDLVNRLQAYGQESEKSVNNFGLIMFDIDYFKNYNDNNGHLAGDELLQTIVTVVKGVLYPTDILCRYGGEEFAVICCHTSEKGLEIAAEKIRKTVEDYDFRFQDKQPGGNLTVSIGAAYCSTPNVNKKDLITRADNDLYLAKSSGRNKVVYSPVFIVDIP, encoded by the coding sequence GTGAGCTTTGAAATGCCCAAGCCTGTGAATGAAGCTATTGTTTATTATAGGGTGGAAATCACCCCCATTTATGTCAGCGGCAATCCTATAGGAACTATCATTTTAAAAAAGAATATTACAGAGCATAAAAATAATCTGATAGAGGTTATGCAGCTCAATGAGAGGCTGCAGAGTCTGGCAACCCGGGATTGGCTGACGCAGTCTTATAATAGATATTTCTTTGATGAAAGATTGCAGCAGGAGATTGACCTCGTAAACAGGCTGCAGGCCTATGGTCAGGAATCAGAAAAAAGTGTCAATAATTTTGGGTTAATCATGTTTGATATAGACTATTTTAAAAATTATAATGATAATAATGGGCATTTGGCGGGAGATGAGCTCTTACAGACAATCGTTACGGTTGTTAAAGGGGTATTATATCCGACTGATATATTATGCAGATACGGCGGAGAAGAGTTTGCCGTTATTTGCTGCCATACCTCAGAGAAAGGGCTTGAAATAGCTGCGGAAAAGATCAGAAAGACTGTGGAGGATTATGATTTCAGGTTTCAGGATAAACAGCCGGGTGGCAACCTGACAGTCAGCATTGGCGCAGCATACTGTTCAACCCCTAACGTTAATAAAAAGGATTTAATAACAAGAGCTGATAATGATCTGTATTTAGCCAAAAGCAGCGGAAGGAATAAGGTTGTTTATAGTCCTGTTTTTATCGTAGATATCCCATAG
- a CDS encoding MerR family transcriptional regulator, producing MKETLSIGEISALFNLNVQTLIYYDSIGLLVPAERNPKNGYRRYRFDQIYRLATIRYLLRLGYSLKEIHASYLESRDIDSTLEQLKKQSGILRKKAENLLNTDRAIQQKIRFIEQELPKVDIERVSVKEFPERRYFPIGGEELLYGDDSFYLNPTVVFYKDDSKYFGAYLFDDGENPNQQKETTDFLRFPVIPAGRFLCGYHQGAYEHIYESTRRIRDAGGEFDLADITVNFNIIDQFVERDSKNYITEVQIPIIDSEEHRVRLLIL from the coding sequence CCCTCATCTATTATGATTCAATCGGCCTGCTCGTCCCGGCCGAACGGAATCCGAAGAACGGTTACAGACGATATCGGTTCGACCAGATCTACAGGCTGGCGACCATACGCTATTTACTTCGCCTTGGTTATTCTCTCAAGGAGATTCACGCCTCCTATTTAGAATCCCGTGATATTGATTCCACATTGGAGCAGCTAAAAAAACAGTCCGGTATTTTAAGGAAAAAGGCAGAGAACCTGCTCAATACTGACAGAGCAATTCAGCAGAAGATCCGTTTCATCGAGCAGGAATTGCCGAAGGTTGACATAGAGCGCGTTTCGGTCAAGGAATTCCCCGAGAGGCGCTATTTTCCTATAGGCGGCGAGGAACTGCTCTATGGAGATGATTCGTTCTACCTAAACCCGACTGTGGTGTTTTACAAAGATGATTCTAAATATTTCGGTGCTTATCTGTTCGATGACGGGGAAAACCCGAATCAGCAGAAAGAAACCACTGATTTTCTGCGATTTCCGGTGATACCCGCCGGGCGTTTTCTCTGTGGATATCATCAGGGGGCGTATGAGCATATCTATGAAAGCACCCGGCGCATTCGTGATGCGGGCGGGGAGTTCGATCTGGCGGATATAACAGTTAACTTTAATATCATCGACCAATTTGTAGAGCGGGACAGCAAGAATTATATTACTGAAGTGCAAATTCCGATTATCGATAGCGAGGAACATCGCGTGCGGCTGCTAATCCTTTAG
- a CDS encoding histidine kinase N-terminal 7TM domain-containing protein, translating to MDNVSIINMLLVLSTLVILYFLLLIAKRTRKKQIHYAVLSMTASILLWNMAVLLYITFDNVPWILAVCERLYFLGTILVSVSILFTGLIFARTKIKFTWKHALLFVVPVISIGVLLTNQSHHLFYTVFSLIPSKQNFGIYFTIHTIYSYLCIGIGLAYLVIFSIKNYGVFSKQSSLIGIGIMIALIMDAISTFKIFDWSTALENIAFAVTISFFVIATVKFDFLNVIPIALQTVVDLISDSYVVIDEDLEIIDYNQAFVGDFSGVSRKADIMAIIKKNYSDLDVKRFKGFLDEAVREQKK from the coding sequence TTGGACAATGTCAGTATCATTAATATGCTGCTGGTTTTATCCACCTTGGTGATATTATATTTTTTGTTGTTAATCGCCAAAAGAACGCGGAAAAAGCAAATTCATTATGCTGTTTTAAGTATGACGGCCAGCATTCTCCTATGGAATATGGCGGTATTATTGTATATAACGTTTGACAATGTCCCCTGGATACTGGCAGTTTGTGAGCGGCTGTACTTTTTGGGTACGATTCTTGTATCAGTTTCCATATTATTTACCGGGTTAATATTTGCCCGAACCAAAATAAAATTCACATGGAAGCATGCACTGCTGTTTGTTGTTCCTGTCATCTCTATTGGGGTGCTGCTTACGAACCAGAGTCATCACTTGTTTTATACTGTCTTTAGCCTGATACCCTCCAAGCAAAATTTTGGTATCTATTTTACGATACATACCATATATTCCTATTTGTGTATAGGGATTGGCTTGGCCTATCTTGTGATTTTCTCCATAAAAAACTATGGCGTTTTCTCCAAACAATCCTCGTTAATAGGTATTGGAATTATGATTGCGCTGATCATGGATGCGATCAGCACATTTAAAATCTTTGATTGGTCAACGGCACTCGAAAATATTGCCTTTGCCGTGACGATTAGCTTTTTTGTGATAGCCACGGTTAAGTTTGATTTCCTGAACGTAATACCCATCGCCTTGCAAACCGTTGTTGATTTGATTTCTGACAGCTACGTGGTGATTGATGAGGATCTTGAAATCATTGATTACAACCAAGCTTTTGTAGGCGATTTTAGCGGGGTATCCAGGAAAGCCGACATTATGGCAATAATCAAAAAGAATTATAGTGATCTTGATGTTAAGAGGTTCAAGGGCTTTCTGGACGAAGCTGTTCGTGAGCAAAAAAAGTGA